Within the Beduinella massiliensis genome, the region GGAAGACGATCCGCGATTACGGCGTGGACGAACAGGACTTCCTGAGCCGTCTGGACGAGATGGTCGAGCAGGCGTTCGACGACCAGTGCACGGGCGCGAACCCGCGCTATCCGCTGATGAGCGAGATCAGGCAGATGTATCTGAACGCCTATTATGGCCGCTGAGAAGGGGGCAGGAATATGAATCTGGACAAGATCATCGCGGTGCGCACCTCCAAGACCGTCTATCGCGACGGGGACACCGTCGTCAAGGTGTTCGACGAGGACTACAGGAAGACCGACGTGCTGAATGAGGCGCTCAATCAGGCGCGCGTGGAGGAGACGGGCCTTCGCATCCCCAGGGTGCTGGAGGTCACGAAGGTGGACGGCAAGTGGGCCATCGTGTCCGAATACATCGAGGGCAAGACGCTCTCGCAGTTGATGGAAGAGAACCCGGAGAAGAAGGACGAATACCTGGAGCAGTTGGTGGACATTCAGCTTTCCATGCACGCGCAGAAGGCCCCGGCGCTGCTCAACAAGCTGAAGGAGAAGATGCACCGCAAAATCTCCGCGACGACGTTCGACGCGACGACGCGCTATGAGCTGCACACGCGCCTGGCGGGCATGCCGGATCACAACAAGCTCTGCCACGGCGACTTCGACCCCAGCAACGTCATCCTTCAGCCCGACGGCACGCCCTGCATCATCGACTGGTCGCACGCGACCCAGGGAAACGCCAGCGCGGACGCGGCGCGCACCTACCTGCTGTTCTGGCTTGCCGGGGACATTCAGGGCGCGGAAAAGTACCTGAACCTCTTTTGCAGGAAGAGCGACACGGCCAAGCAGTACGTGCAGAAGTGGATTCCGATCGTCGCGGCCTCGCAGACGGTCAAGGGCAAGCCGGAGGAGCGGGAGTTCCTCGCGCACTGGGTAAACGTGGTCGATTACGAGTAAGGAGGACGGGTCCATGGTAAAGGTGACGGTCTGCATCGGCAGCTGCTGCCACACGAAGGGCGCTGGGCGCGTGGTGGAGCGGCTGCAGCACCTGATCGCGGAGGCGAACCTCAAGGAGAAGGTGGACCTCGCGGGCAAGTTCTGCATGGGCACCTGCGAAAAGGGCGTATGCGTCACGGTGGACGGGGAGGCATTCTCCGTGACGCCGGAGACGGTGCGCGATTTCTTCGAGCGGGAAGTCAGGCCCAAGGCGGCGTAGAGAAAGCGGATAAAAGCAACGGGAAGCAGGGTGAGAGCTCTGCTTCCCGTTTTTATAATTAAATAATCGTTAGTTTTCCTTTGAACTATCTGATGGCAAATCTCTCCACGAAACACCAGTGAAGAACTCTTCAATTTCTACGTCATAGACTTCCGATAAAGCTAGTAGCACACTAATACGGATACTATAGCGACCAGCTTCCATCTGAGATAAGATTTCCCTACTTATAGGAACTTGCATAAGAGTTAGCTTAGCAACAACAGCTTCTTGTGTTAGACCTGCCGCAATACGTAACTTTTGAAGATTTTGTCCTATCGATATATCTTGCTTTAACCTTCTAGCCATCGCACCCACTCCCGGAAATGTAATTTATACATTCCACTTGATTGTACATGGGTTTAATGATAGAATTGGAATGTATACATTCCAAATTTGGCGTGGAGGTAAATATGCAGAAGAATCCTAATCTAAATCCGATGCTAAACGTTATCCCCGCCCGCGTCTTTATGGAGGCGGGCGGCGCTGCCGCGTGGTGCGCGTCCCATCAGGAAACGGTGCTCAAAATCATGGGACAGGTTCCCTGCGAGAAGACGGAGCGGGAGGAAATCGAGAGCCAGCTCCTCCGGGACGGACGGTTTGAACTGCTGACAGCGATGATCCTCTGCGACATAACGCGAAATCCGGGCCCGCGGAAAGAGAACCTGCTGGAGCAGCTTACGGTCGATCCATCCAACGGCGAGCCGCAGGCATATGAGGTCAAGCGCCTGGGGCAGCTTCTTTCCTTCCTGCGCTGGTGCGATGAAAAAGAAGAAGCCCTCCTCGTGGAGGGCGGGGACGGGCTGGAACAATTCCGTCTGCTGTACCTGGCGATTGGCGTGGGCTATGGGGCGCTGACCGTTTCCCTGGCCGCGAGGATGGGCGCTGCGGGGGTCAACCGGGGCTTCGCGGCGCTCAAAAAGTACGAGGGAAGGGAAAAGCAGCTATTCAGGAGCTGGCTTCGTGCCTTCTACGCGCGCCAGCCGGAGGGCCGGGACAAGCGAAAGCTGGGGAAGCGGCTTCTGCGCTGCGCCCCGCCCTCCGTGCGGCCGCTTCGCCTGTAGCCGTTACCGCGTTTTTTGAAACGCGATCCGGGGCGAGCCGTCCGCGAGGCGGATGTTCCCGCAGCGCGTAAAGCCGAGCTTGCCGAGCAGCGCCTGCATGGGCGCGTTGTCCGCGTGCGTGTCGATGCGTACGTTCCCGGAGCGCGCAAACGCCCAGTTCAGGCAGAAGGTCGCCGCGCCCTTCGTGCCCGGCGCGGAGGCGACCCGGTGCACGACGGCGTAGGGCGCGTCGTTTAACCACGCGCCGTCTTCGATCACGCGGTACGTCGGGTCTTCCTCCTGTGCGTAGGCAAAGACGCCCGCGAGCCTGCCGTCCGCGAGGCAGACGTACAGCCTGCCCAGCCGGATGTCTTCCTCCAGGAGCGCCTGCGCCGGGTAGCTGTTCCCCCATTGCCCGGCGTTGCCGTTTTCCGCCATGAACCTGCGCGCGTGGTCATAGATGGACAGTATTTCGTCCAGATCGCCCGAATCGGCGCGGCGTATTTCCATATGCGTTCCCCGCTTTCCATTGGTGTCTGCTATCCGGTTTATTATACCACGCGCGCCGCATCTTTGCGCGCCGCATCTTTCGTTCAAAAAATGAACGGGGTGGACAGGGCGGCGCGGAGGGATTACAATGATTTCAATGATTTGAAAGACCGATCGGAGGTATGACGCATGGACGAGGACTACCTCGAGCTCAAGGCCTGGCTGGACGAGA harbors:
- a CDS encoding phosphotransferase; this translates as MNLDKIIAVRTSKTVYRDGDTVVKVFDEDYRKTDVLNEALNQARVEETGLRIPRVLEVTKVDGKWAIVSEYIEGKTLSQLMEENPEKKDEYLEQLVDIQLSMHAQKAPALLNKLKEKMHRKISATTFDATTRYELHTRLAGMPDHNKLCHGDFDPSNVILQPDGTPCIIDWSHATQGNASADAARTYLLFWLAGDIQGAEKYLNLFCRKSDTAKQYVQKWIPIVAASQTVKGKPEEREFLAHWVNVVDYE
- a CDS encoding NAD(P)H-dependent oxidoreductase subunit E translates to MVKVTVCIGSCCHTKGAGRVVERLQHLIAEANLKEKVDLAGKFCMGTCEKGVCVTVDGEAFSVTPETVRDFFEREVRPKAA
- a CDS encoding helix-turn-helix domain-containing protein — protein: MARRLKQDISIGQNLQKLRIAAGLTQEAVVAKLTLMQVPISREILSQMEAGRYSIRISVLLALSEVYDVEIEEFFTGVSWRDLPSDSSKEN
- a CDS encoding GNAT family N-acetyltransferase gives rise to the protein MEIRRADSGDLDEILSIYDHARRFMAENGNAGQWGNSYPAQALLEEDIRLGRLYVCLADGRLAGVFAYAQEEDPTYRVIEDGAWLNDAPYAVVHRVASAPGTKGAATFCLNWAFARSGNVRIDTHADNAPMQALLGKLGFTRCGNIRLADGSPRIAFQKTR